Proteins from a genomic interval of Medicago truncatula cultivar Jemalong A17 chromosome 3, MtrunA17r5.0-ANR, whole genome shotgun sequence:
- the LOC11432468 gene encoding acyl-protein thioesterase 2: protein MSNRNFSASSGSGNASRTFEFGRTHVVRPKGKHQATIVWLHGIGDNGSSWSQLLETLPLPNIKWICPTAPTRPVALFGGFPCTAWSDVGDISEDAPNDLEGLDASAAHVANLLSTEPPNIILGIGGFSNGAATALYSATCHVLGHYGNGNIYPINLSAIVSLSGWLPCSRTLRNQIGGSRDGIRRATSLPLFIGHGSADDVVAYEHGENSARTLSSAGFQNLIFRSYNGLGHYTVPEETDEVCRWLTANLALEGLRLN from the exons ATGAGCAACAGAAACTTCTCAGCTAGTTCTG GTAGTGGAAATGCTAGCAGGACATTTGAGTTTGGAAGGACTCATGTGGTTAGACCTAAAGGGAAGCATCAAGCAACTATTGTTTGGCTACATGGTATTGGCGATAACGGCTCGAG CTGGTCCCAACTATTGGAAACTCTTCCTCTTCCAAAT ATTAAATGGATTTGTCCAACTGCTCCTACGCGGCCTGTAGCCTTATTTGGTGGATTTCCTTGCACTGCTT GGTCTGATGTTGGTGATATTTCAGAAGACGCTCCTAATGATTTGGAGGGTTTAGATGCTTCTGCAGCACATGTTGCCAATCTTTTGTCAACAGAGCCTCCAAATA TCATACTCGGTATTGGTGGCTTCAGTAATGGTGCTGCAACTGCACTGTACTCAGCTACATGTCATGTTCTGGGACACTATGGAAATGGAAACATTTACCCTATTAACTTAAGCGCAATTGTTTCATTAAGTGGCTGGCTTCCTTGTTCAAG GACCTTAAGAAACCAGATCGGAGGATCACGTGATGGTATAAGGCGTGCAACATCGTTGCCCTTATTTATCGGCCATGGAAGCg CTGATGATGTGGTTGCATATGAACATGGAGAGAATTCTGCAAGGACCTTAAGCTCAGCTGGATTCCAGAATCTTATATTCAGAAGCTACAATGg GTTAGGTCACTATACAGTTCCTGAAGAGACTGATGAAGTTTGCAGATGGCTAACTGCAAATTTGGCACTTGAGGGGTTAAGGTTGAACTAG